A section of the Polyangium spumosum genome encodes:
- a CDS encoding SGNH/GDSL hydrolase family protein: MSRPSWIGLAVLLGAFAAALFLLRRQPPPSPRLPASTPAPPPPAPPPIAYPTPFSVPVESLPPREALPPGTLRLLVLGDSVASFLGLALRYRQDEAGAFVSVRGVGSCSIFEAKTWIEDGKPVKGTSCAERWALDVAELRPDMTLLVLGGAFLNESACEEAWLASYEARLFELADAMGPSAGRIVLTRVPYPMGAWRRGTVPARVDCYNRMLEGAARKRNWHLLDLMGHVCPTPACRVESDGKPIRPDGLHFDGVGTEETARWVLGELGRFAQGGG; encoded by the coding sequence ATGTCACGCCCGTCCTGGATTGGCCTCGCCGTGCTCCTCGGGGCCTTCGCCGCCGCGTTGTTTCTCCTCCGCCGACAGCCCCCGCCCTCCCCTCGCCTGCCTGCGTCCACCCCGGCGCCGCCCCCTCCGGCGCCGCCGCCCATTGCCTATCCGACCCCCTTCTCGGTCCCCGTCGAATCTCTCCCGCCCCGCGAGGCGCTCCCGCCGGGCACGCTCCGCCTCCTCGTCCTCGGCGATTCGGTGGCGAGTTTCCTCGGCCTGGCCTTGCGATATCGTCAGGACGAGGCCGGCGCGTTCGTCTCCGTGCGTGGCGTGGGCAGTTGCTCGATCTTCGAGGCGAAGACGTGGATCGAAGACGGCAAACCCGTGAAAGGCACGAGCTGCGCGGAGCGCTGGGCCCTGGACGTCGCCGAGCTCCGCCCCGACATGACGCTCCTCGTGCTCGGCGGCGCCTTCCTCAATGAAAGCGCCTGCGAAGAGGCCTGGCTCGCCTCCTACGAAGCGCGTCTCTTCGAGCTCGCCGACGCCATGGGCCCGAGCGCCGGCCGGATCGTGCTCACGCGTGTCCCTTATCCCATGGGCGCGTGGCGCCGCGGCACCGTCCCTGCCCGCGTCGATTGTTACAACCGCATGCTCGAAGGCGCCGCGCGGAAGCGCAACTGGCACCTGCTCGATTTGATGGGCCACGTCTGCCCGACGCCGGCGTGCCGCGTCGAGAGTGACGGAAAACCCATCCGGCCCGACGGCTTGCATTTCGACGGCGTGGGTACCGAGGAGACGGCCCGGTGGGTCCTCGGCGAGCTCGGGCGATTCGCGCAGGGCGGCGGCTGA
- the glgB gene encoding 1,4-alpha-glucan branching protein GlgB yields the protein MSADAFDRIAAVDAADPHGVLGPHVEEGRLVVRVFRPEAMSVVLRPDDPGLKPRVMARVHPGGIFQASFEGVERGFPYRLEVRSSRGTTVGRDAYAFPASLGEGELDPAADGVAREYPRRLGAHVGEAGGVVGTAFAVWAPGARRVSVVGDFNRWDGRRHAMRRTRHGIWEIFVPEVRAGATYKYEIKTASGLVLMKSDPVAFAAELRPSHASKVAASSFTWSDAEWMEARRGADPHARPMSIYEVHLGSWRRKRAAGKAEGAGAWLTYRELADELVAYVVSLGFTHVELLPVMEHPFDGSWGYQVTGYFAPTSRFGAPDDFRYFVDRCHAAGLGVLLDWAPAHFPKDAFALGRFDGGPLYEHEDPRRGEHREWRTFVFDYGKKEVRNFLVASALHWLEAFHVDGLRVDAVASMLYLDYGAKHADEWEPNEFGGRENLDAVLFLRELSDVVHRELPGVLLCAEESTTWPGVTRPTYVGGLGFDFKWNMGWMHDTLDYFALDPIFRAFHHTKITFGLMYAFSERFLLPLSHDEVVHLKRALLSKMPGDRWKQHANLRSLYAMMWAHPGKKLLFMGGELGQWREWDHDRALDWGLLEEEDHAGLSRLVRDLNGLYRRYEALWELDESPAGFTWIDANDAIQSVASFVRFPRQPDGSEEPCPKRIPKGIFVVFVGNFTPLLRYGYRVGVPRRCRYLEVLNTDARSYGGSGVGNLGSVACEAVASHGFEQSIVLTLPPLGGLFLVPEMDEDPVEGEA from the coding sequence ATGAGCGCGGACGCCTTCGATCGAATCGCCGCCGTGGATGCGGCGGACCCGCACGGTGTGCTCGGTCCTCATGTCGAGGAGGGCCGGCTGGTCGTGCGCGTGTTCCGGCCGGAGGCGATGTCGGTCGTATTGCGGCCGGACGATCCGGGGTTGAAGCCACGCGTGATGGCGCGGGTGCATCCGGGCGGGATCTTCCAGGCGTCGTTCGAGGGGGTGGAGCGGGGTTTTCCGTATCGGCTGGAGGTGCGGTCGTCACGCGGGACGACGGTGGGGCGGGACGCGTATGCCTTTCCGGCGTCGCTCGGGGAGGGGGAGCTCGATCCGGCGGCGGACGGGGTAGCGCGTGAATACCCGCGGCGGCTCGGGGCGCACGTGGGCGAGGCGGGGGGCGTCGTGGGGACGGCGTTCGCCGTGTGGGCGCCCGGGGCGCGGCGGGTGAGCGTGGTCGGCGATTTCAATCGCTGGGACGGCCGGCGGCACGCGATGCGCCGGACGAGGCACGGGATCTGGGAGATCTTCGTGCCCGAGGTGCGGGCGGGGGCGACGTACAAGTACGAGATCAAGACGGCGAGCGGGCTCGTCTTGATGAAGAGTGATCCGGTGGCGTTCGCGGCGGAGCTGCGGCCGAGCCACGCGTCGAAGGTGGCGGCGTCGTCGTTCACGTGGAGCGACGCCGAATGGATGGAGGCGCGGCGAGGCGCGGATCCCCACGCGCGGCCGATGAGCATTTACGAGGTGCACCTCGGCTCGTGGCGGCGCAAGCGGGCGGCGGGCAAGGCCGAGGGGGCGGGCGCGTGGCTCACGTATCGCGAGCTGGCGGACGAGCTCGTGGCGTACGTGGTCTCGCTCGGCTTCACGCACGTGGAGCTCTTGCCGGTGATGGAGCACCCGTTCGACGGCTCGTGGGGGTACCAGGTGACGGGGTATTTCGCGCCGACCTCGCGCTTCGGGGCGCCGGACGATTTTCGTTACTTCGTGGACCGCTGCCACGCGGCGGGCCTCGGGGTGTTGCTCGACTGGGCGCCGGCGCATTTCCCGAAGGACGCGTTCGCGCTCGGCCGCTTCGACGGCGGGCCGCTCTACGAGCACGAAGATCCGCGCCGGGGCGAGCACCGGGAGTGGCGGACGTTCGTCTTCGATTACGGCAAAAAAGAGGTGCGCAACTTCCTCGTCGCGAGCGCGCTCCACTGGCTCGAGGCGTTCCACGTCGACGGGTTACGCGTGGACGCGGTGGCTTCGATGCTCTACCTCGATTACGGGGCGAAGCACGCGGACGAATGGGAGCCGAACGAGTTCGGCGGCCGGGAGAACCTCGACGCCGTGCTCTTCTTGCGCGAGCTCTCGGACGTGGTGCACCGGGAGTTGCCGGGGGTTTTGCTCTGCGCGGAGGAGTCGACGACGTGGCCGGGCGTGACGCGACCGACGTACGTGGGCGGGCTCGGCTTCGATTTCAAGTGGAACATGGGGTGGATGCACGACACGCTCGATTACTTCGCGCTCGACCCGATCTTCCGCGCGTTCCACCACACGAAGATCACGTTCGGCTTGATGTACGCGTTCTCGGAGCGGTTCCTGCTTCCGCTGTCGCACGACGAGGTGGTGCACCTGAAGCGGGCGCTGCTCTCGAAGATGCCGGGGGATCGGTGGAAGCAACACGCGAACCTGCGGTCGCTCTACGCGATGATGTGGGCGCACCCGGGGAAGAAGCTGCTGTTCATGGGCGGCGAGCTCGGGCAATGGCGGGAGTGGGACCACGACCGCGCGCTCGACTGGGGGCTCCTGGAGGAGGAAGATCACGCGGGGTTGTCGCGGCTCGTGCGGGATCTGAACGGGCTTTACCGGAGGTACGAGGCGCTGTGGGAGCTCGACGAGAGCCCGGCGGGGTTCACGTGGATCGACGCGAATGACGCGATCCAGAGCGTGGCCTCGTTCGTGCGATTCCCGCGGCAGCCGGACGGATCGGAGGAGCCGTGTCCGAAGAGGATCCCGAAGGGGATCTTCGTGGTCTTCGTCGGGAATTTCACGCCGCTGCTGCGATATGGATACCGCGTGGGTGTGCCGCGGCGGTGTCGGTACCTGGAGGTGCTGAACACGGACGCGCGGAGCTACGGGGGGAGCGGGGTGGGGAACCTGGGGAGCGTGGCGTGCGAGGCGGTGGCTTCGCACGGGTTCGAGCAGTCGATCGTGCTGACGTTGCCGCCGCTCGGAGGGTTGTTCCTGGTGCCGGAGATGGATGAGGATCCGGTGGAGGGGGAGGCGTAG
- a CDS encoding CheR family methyltransferase: MTRSSPGHRGSSSPGCGLVVGVGASAGGIPALQEFLRGIPEGAGLAVIVLLHAEPSAGSLLSELLAKSTVLPVVEAEEGLTLEPEHVYVTPSRSLLTVRDHVIHVAPVRSAAERHAPIDHLLHSLAREFGESAVAVILSGAGSDGALGLRAVGEAGGLTMVQDPVTARHDSMPQSALMTGAVDCIRPPDELAAEIVAHARHRQKTVGDEDSLRRDIADALPAICDVLLQVSGHNFKHYKTSTLLRRTLRRLQVLRIDKAHEYLKRLRADRVEANELFKDLLIGVTAFFRDPEAFEVLAREVLPKLVCDRSAEQAVRIWVPGCATGEEAYTLAMLVREALDGVDTKPIVQIFATDIDEQALATARLGAYPLGIADEVSPERLARFFVRNGQHYHVRKEIRDLVLFSIHNLINDPPFSRLDLISCRNLLIYLGSHLQKKLIPLFHYALRPNGYVFLGPSESLSAHRELFRPIDPRHRISQRLPTAVNMPGVLPGRDGPPVTVRPPNAPSAGETDVYLVMQRIVLDEFAPKAVVVDEEGQIVSASGNLEKYLTISAGAFHNNLVRLVRDGLAVGLRASLALAVKERRKVVHEGLSVRVASGMQRVMLTVQPMPQLGEQSALFLVVFQDVGLPVAREESKTRAAEDAAALLEQVEQELVTTRADLEKTVQELEVANEELKSSNEELLSMNEELQSANEELETSKEEVQAAHEALTRAHTDLENLFTSTRIATLFLDEGGRVQRVTPAIADIYNVTPADVGRPLVHFTHLMKSMPPLPGLDEVTRASGPIEAEIEAQSGATYLRRVLPYRNRAGEAEGVVVTFTDVTAGKEAEAALRENEARVRGILDGAGVGVREDDFSAVSALLERLRSEGVKDLRAHLTEHPAVVKEALGLVRHVSANPFAVRVYEAKDEPELLRSLRRVHTPESERVFVEQLVTLWEGRSFLQAETVKRTLGGRLLPVLFTVVFGGERGERTIVSMLDITERKRAEEALREADRRKDEFLATLAHELRNPLAPISNAVEILKRLGPEEPSLTNARDMIARQVAHMVRLVDDLLDVSRITLGKVQLQKAPIEVGAVVRQALETSGPLLAARRHELQRILPSEPIRVDGDLTRLGQVVSNLLNNAAKYTDEGGTVRLVVERDPGDPRFVLIRVRDTGRGIDPAALPHLFDLFYQVDRNLDRSEGGLGIGLSLVRTLIQMHGGTVHAYSQGRGTGSEFVVRLPSLRETTKAEVEEKEAMAESATAGTRVLVVDDNVDAAESMAMVLEFDGHEVHTAHDGQAAVEMALRERPEVILLDIGLPGLNGYEACRAMRKAGLTDALIVAMTGYGQDEDRRLSHEAGFDAHEVKPLNLEVVRRLVEQRSRPR; encoded by the coding sequence ATGACGCGCTCCTCCCCCGGCCATCGTGGCTCGTCGTCGCCTGGATGTGGTTTGGTCGTCGGGGTCGGCGCTTCCGCGGGAGGGATCCCGGCGTTGCAGGAGTTTCTCCGGGGCATCCCGGAGGGGGCCGGGCTCGCGGTCATCGTCTTGCTCCACGCCGAGCCCTCCGCCGGGAGCCTGCTCTCCGAGCTGCTCGCCAAGTCCACCGTCCTGCCCGTCGTCGAGGCAGAGGAGGGCCTGACGCTCGAGCCGGAGCACGTCTACGTCACGCCGAGCCGCTCCCTCTTGACCGTGCGTGATCACGTCATCCACGTCGCCCCCGTCCGGAGCGCCGCGGAGCGACACGCGCCGATCGATCACCTCCTCCACTCCCTCGCGCGCGAGTTCGGCGAGTCCGCCGTCGCCGTCATCCTCTCCGGCGCCGGCAGCGACGGCGCGCTCGGGCTCCGGGCCGTCGGCGAGGCCGGCGGCTTGACGATGGTCCAGGACCCCGTCACCGCGCGCCACGACAGCATGCCGCAGAGCGCCCTCATGACCGGCGCCGTCGATTGCATCAGGCCACCCGACGAGCTCGCCGCCGAGATCGTCGCCCACGCGCGACATCGGCAGAAGACCGTCGGCGACGAGGACTCGCTCCGCAGGGACATCGCCGATGCGTTGCCCGCGATCTGCGACGTCCTCCTCCAGGTCAGCGGACACAATTTCAAGCACTACAAGACCAGCACCCTCCTCCGGCGCACCCTGCGCCGCCTCCAGGTCCTCCGCATCGACAAGGCGCACGAATACCTGAAGCGCCTGCGCGCCGATCGGGTCGAGGCCAATGAGCTGTTCAAGGACCTCTTGATCGGCGTCACCGCCTTCTTCCGCGACCCCGAGGCCTTCGAGGTCCTCGCGCGTGAGGTCCTCCCCAAGCTCGTCTGCGATCGCTCCGCCGAGCAGGCCGTGCGGATCTGGGTCCCGGGCTGCGCGACCGGCGAAGAGGCGTACACCCTCGCCATGCTCGTGCGCGAGGCGCTCGACGGCGTGGACACCAAGCCCATCGTCCAGATCTTCGCCACGGACATCGACGAGCAGGCCCTCGCGACGGCGCGGCTCGGCGCGTATCCGCTCGGCATCGCCGACGAGGTCTCACCCGAGAGGCTCGCGCGTTTCTTCGTCCGCAACGGGCAGCACTACCACGTGCGCAAGGAGATCCGGGACCTCGTCCTCTTCTCGATCCACAACCTGATCAACGATCCGCCGTTCTCCCGGCTCGACCTGATCTCCTGCCGCAACCTGCTCATCTACCTCGGCTCGCACCTGCAGAAGAAGCTGATCCCGCTCTTCCATTACGCGCTCCGGCCAAACGGGTACGTCTTCCTCGGGCCCTCGGAGAGCCTCTCGGCGCACCGCGAGCTCTTCCGGCCGATCGACCCGCGGCACCGGATCTCCCAGCGCCTGCCGACCGCCGTGAACATGCCCGGCGTGCTCCCCGGACGCGACGGCCCGCCCGTCACGGTCAGGCCGCCGAACGCGCCGTCCGCGGGCGAGACCGATGTCTACCTGGTCATGCAGCGGATCGTGCTCGACGAGTTCGCGCCGAAGGCCGTCGTCGTCGACGAGGAGGGGCAGATCGTCTCGGCCTCGGGCAACCTCGAGAAGTACCTGACCATCTCGGCCGGCGCGTTCCACAACAACCTCGTCCGGCTGGTCCGCGATGGGCTCGCCGTCGGGCTACGCGCCTCGCTCGCGCTCGCGGTCAAGGAGCGGCGCAAGGTCGTCCACGAGGGCCTCTCGGTCCGCGTCGCTTCGGGCATGCAACGCGTGATGCTCACCGTGCAGCCGATGCCCCAGCTCGGCGAGCAGTCGGCCCTGTTCCTCGTCGTCTTCCAGGACGTCGGCCTGCCGGTGGCGCGGGAAGAGTCGAAGACGAGGGCCGCCGAGGACGCCGCGGCCCTGCTCGAGCAGGTCGAGCAGGAGCTCGTCACGACACGCGCGGACCTCGAGAAGACCGTGCAGGAGCTCGAGGTCGCCAACGAGGAGCTGAAGTCGAGCAACGAGGAGCTGCTCTCGATGAACGAGGAGCTCCAGTCGGCCAACGAGGAGCTCGAGACGTCGAAGGAGGAGGTGCAGGCCGCGCACGAGGCGCTCACGCGGGCCCACACCGACCTCGAGAACCTCTTCACGAGCACGCGGATCGCCACGCTTTTCCTCGACGAGGGCGGGCGCGTCCAGCGCGTCACGCCGGCGATCGCCGACATCTACAACGTCACGCCCGCGGACGTGGGTCGGCCGCTCGTCCACTTCACGCACCTGATGAAGTCGATGCCGCCGCTGCCCGGGCTCGACGAGGTCACGCGCGCGTCCGGGCCGATCGAGGCCGAGATCGAGGCGCAGAGCGGCGCGACGTACCTCCGGCGCGTGTTGCCGTACCGCAACCGGGCGGGCGAGGCCGAGGGCGTGGTCGTGACGTTCACCGACGTGACGGCGGGCAAGGAGGCCGAGGCGGCGCTACGCGAGAACGAGGCGCGGGTCCGGGGCATCCTCGACGGGGCCGGCGTGGGGGTCCGGGAGGACGATTTCTCCGCGGTCTCGGCGCTGCTCGAGCGGCTGCGGAGCGAAGGCGTCAAGGACCTGCGCGCGCACCTGACCGAGCACCCCGCCGTGGTGAAGGAGGCGCTCGGCCTCGTGCGCCACGTCAGCGCGAACCCCTTCGCCGTCCGCGTGTACGAGGCGAAGGACGAGCCGGAGCTGCTCCGCTCGCTCCGCCGCGTGCACACGCCCGAGAGCGAGCGCGTCTTCGTCGAGCAGCTCGTCACGCTCTGGGAGGGCCGGAGCTTCCTGCAGGCCGAGACCGTCAAGCGCACGCTCGGGGGCCGGCTCTTGCCGGTGCTCTTCACGGTGGTCTTCGGGGGCGAGCGCGGCGAGCGCACGATCGTGAGCATGCTCGACATCACCGAGCGCAAGCGGGCCGAGGAGGCGCTACGCGAGGCGGATCGGCGCAAGGACGAGTTCCTCGCCACGCTGGCGCACGAGCTCCGGAACCCGCTCGCGCCCATCTCGAACGCGGTGGAGATCCTGAAGCGGCTCGGGCCCGAGGAGCCGAGCCTGACGAACGCGCGCGACATGATCGCGCGGCAGGTGGCGCACATGGTCCGGCTCGTCGACGACCTGCTCGACGTCTCGCGGATCACGCTCGGCAAGGTCCAGCTCCAGAAGGCGCCGATCGAGGTGGGCGCGGTGGTGCGGCAGGCGCTCGAAACGAGCGGGCCGCTGCTCGCGGCCCGGCGGCACGAGCTGCAGAGGATCCTGCCGAGCGAGCCGATCCGGGTGGACGGCGACCTGACGCGGCTCGGCCAGGTGGTGAGCAATTTGCTGAACAACGCCGCCAAGTACACGGACGAGGGGGGCACGGTCCGGCTCGTCGTGGAGCGGGATCCGGGCGATCCGAGGTTCGTGTTGATCCGCGTCCGCGACACGGGGCGAGGGATCGATCCTGCGGCGCTGCCGCACCTCTTCGATCTGTTTTATCAGGTGGATCGGAACCTCGATCGCTCCGAGGGCGGGCTCGGCATTGGGTTGTCCCTGGTCCGCACCCTGATCCAGATGCACGGCGGTACGGTGCATGCGTACAGCCAGGGGCGAGGGACGGGGAGCGAGTTCGTCGTGCGCCTGCCGAGCCTGCGGGAGACGACGAAGGCGGAAGTCGAGGAGAAGGAAGCCATGGCAGAGAGCGCGACCGCGGGGACGCGGGTGCTGGTGGTGGACGACAACGTGGACGCGGCGGAGAGCATGGCGATGGTGCTCGAGTTCGACGGCCACGAGGTGCACACGGCCCACGACGGTCAGGCGGCCGTGGAGATGGCGCTGCGCGAGCGGCCGGAGGTGATCCTGCTCGATATCGGGTTGCCCGGGCTGAACGGGTACGAGGCGTGCCGGGCGATGCGAAAGGCCGGGCTGACGGACGCGCTCATCGTGGCGATGACGGGATACGGGCAGGACGAGGATCGGCGGCTGTCGCACGAGGCAGGCTTCGACGCGCACGAGGTGAAGCCGCTCAACCTGGAGGTCGTGCGGCGGCTGGTGGAGCAGCGGTCGAGGCCGCGATGA
- a CDS encoding response regulator: protein MGERREDTEGPFGQGEDGAEIQIPTPKILIVDDTAANLLAFEAALEPLGYEIVKAVSGRAALRHLLRHDFSLVLMDVQMPDMNGIETVKLIKRSKRHRYIPILFITAVHRSMSFILEGYETGAVDYVLKPCQPSILRSKVTVLVELFRQKEIVKRQAALLREREREAMERRAERRYQGIIEAMPICVWTTHGNGAFHDANDAWSRYAGVRGRKDVGRALLAALHPEDRKQVLALWRKALRRRIGVEVQARLRRADGVYRWHLARAVPQRDEGHVRGWILTATDIDEQKRAEEAAHRARKEAESANFEIMKDEFLATISHELNTPLTAIVGWSSLLATGALDGASAERGLDTIARSARAEQRVIEDILDASRIATGRLQVHLSPLDPTAIVHEAVDALRPLARAKGVTFECEVDSSGASMMADPDRLWQITWKLVFNAIKFTPSGGRVDVRFEHLGKRFLLTVSDTGEGITHGRLPQVFRSFSQEDASTKRKHGGLGLGLSIVQKLVELHGGTVSAASAGKGSGATFTVSLPSQEGPEQGAPATRVARYDRRILEGTRVLLVTPDVEARALCADVLQRRGAAVFSVSSAEEAVAFVAESAPPDVVVSDLVTRGGDDAAFLERLRSRDGQHLPSIAVLEAAEVDQTWQALSAGFRGSIAKPIHPAHLVAAIASVGPGSGG, encoded by the coding sequence ATGGGCGAGCGACGAGAAGACACGGAGGGCCCTTTTGGGCAGGGGGAGGACGGCGCGGAGATCCAGATTCCAACACCGAAGATCCTGATCGTCGACGACACGGCCGCGAACCTGCTCGCGTTCGAGGCCGCGCTCGAGCCGCTCGGTTACGAGATCGTGAAGGCCGTGTCCGGCCGCGCGGCCTTGCGGCACCTGCTCCGCCACGACTTTTCCCTCGTCCTCATGGACGTCCAGATGCCGGACATGAACGGCATCGAGACCGTCAAGCTCATCAAGCGCAGCAAGCGCCACCGCTACATCCCGATCCTCTTCATCACCGCGGTCCATCGCAGCATGTCCTTCATCCTCGAAGGGTACGAGACCGGCGCCGTCGATTACGTCCTCAAGCCCTGCCAGCCGAGCATCCTCCGTTCGAAGGTGACGGTGCTCGTCGAGCTCTTCCGGCAGAAGGAGATCGTCAAGCGCCAGGCCGCGCTCCTGCGCGAGCGCGAGCGCGAGGCGATGGAGCGCCGGGCCGAGCGCCGTTATCAGGGCATCATCGAGGCCATGCCCATCTGCGTGTGGACCACCCACGGCAATGGCGCGTTTCACGACGCGAACGACGCCTGGTCCCGGTACGCGGGCGTCCGGGGCCGGAAGGACGTGGGAAGAGCCCTGCTCGCGGCCCTGCACCCGGAGGACCGCAAGCAGGTGCTCGCCCTGTGGCGAAAGGCGCTCCGGCGCAGGATCGGCGTGGAGGTGCAGGCGCGGCTCCGGCGCGCGGACGGGGTGTATCGCTGGCACCTCGCGCGCGCGGTGCCGCAGCGGGACGAGGGGCACGTGCGGGGGTGGATCCTCACGGCGACCGACATCGACGAGCAAAAACGCGCCGAGGAGGCGGCGCACCGGGCGCGCAAGGAGGCCGAGTCCGCGAATTTCGAGATCATGAAAGACGAGTTCCTCGCCACGATCTCGCACGAGCTGAACACGCCGCTCACGGCGATCGTGGGCTGGTCGAGCCTGCTCGCCACGGGCGCGCTCGACGGGGCGAGCGCCGAGCGAGGGCTCGATACGATCGCGCGCAGCGCCAGGGCCGAGCAGCGGGTGATCGAGGACATCCTCGACGCCTCGCGTATCGCCACGGGGCGCCTGCAGGTGCACCTCTCGCCGCTCGATCCGACGGCGATCGTGCACGAGGCGGTCGACGCCCTGCGCCCGCTCGCGCGCGCGAAGGGCGTGACGTTCGAATGCGAGGTGGATTCGAGCGGGGCCTCGATGATGGCGGATCCGGACCGGCTCTGGCAGATCACCTGGAAGCTCGTCTTCAACGCGATCAAATTCACGCCCTCGGGCGGCCGCGTGGACGTGCGGTTCGAGCACCTCGGCAAGCGATTCTTGCTCACGGTCTCCGACACGGGCGAAGGGATCACGCACGGCCGGCTCCCGCAGGTGTTTCGTTCTTTCAGCCAGGAAGACGCCTCGACGAAGCGCAAGCACGGCGGGCTCGGGCTGGGCCTGTCGATCGTGCAAAAGCTGGTGGAGCTGCACGGAGGCACGGTGAGCGCGGCGAGCGCCGGCAAGGGGTCGGGCGCGACGTTCACGGTGTCGCTCCCCTCGCAGGAGGGGCCGGAGCAGGGAGCGCCGGCGACACGCGTGGCGAGGTACGACCGGAGGATCCTGGAGGGAACGCGGGTGCTCTTGGTGACGCCGGACGTGGAGGCGAGGGCGCTCTGCGCGGACGTGCTGCAACGGCGCGGCGCGGCGGTCTTTTCGGTGTCGTCGGCGGAGGAGGCGGTGGCCTTCGTGGCAGAATCGGCGCCGCCGGACGTGGTGGTGAGTGACCTCGTGACACGCGGCGGGGACGACGCGGCGTTCCTGGAGAGGTTGCGATCGCGGGACGGGCAGCACCTGCCGTCGATCGCGGTGCTCGAGGCGGCCGAGGTGGATCAGACGTGGCAGGCGCTGTCGGCCGGGTTTCGCGGGTCCATCGCGAAGCCCATCCATCCGGCGCACCTGGTGGCGGCGATCGCGAGCGTCGGGCCCGGGAGCGGGGGCTGA
- a CDS encoding STAS/SEC14 domain-containing protein → MPPDLSTPLHEADGFCRAGRHTYRCESAGIVFIRLGGDLFEDDVTAFFDAFAGLCDTSERGHVFWLVDLGRLGVITPGARTRAAKTPVRRENKGMVLFNGTFRQRMAVTLVDKATSLLQPQAPPLVSVSSEAEARAWIDKRRRELEARPLSA, encoded by the coding sequence ATGCCTCCCGACCTCTCGACGCCCCTTCACGAGGCCGACGGCTTTTGCCGCGCGGGTCGTCACACGTATCGTTGCGAGAGCGCGGGCATCGTCTTCATCCGGCTCGGCGGGGATCTCTTCGAGGACGACGTGACCGCCTTTTTTGATGCGTTCGCCGGGCTCTGCGATACGAGCGAGCGCGGGCACGTGTTCTGGCTCGTCGATCTCGGGCGGCTCGGCGTCATCACGCCGGGCGCGCGCACGCGCGCCGCGAAGACGCCGGTGCGGCGTGAGAACAAGGGCATGGTGCTCTTCAATGGCACCTTCCGGCAACGCATGGCCGTGACCCTCGTCGACAAGGCCACGTCGCTGCTCCAGCCCCAGGCCCCGCCGCTCGTGAGCGTGAGCTCGGAGGCGGAGGCGCGCGCCTGGATCGACAAGCGCAGGCGCGAGCTCGAGGCGCGCCCCCTCAGCGCTTGA